The nucleotide window CCTATAAAAGAAGCAAAGAAGAATCAGAAAAAGTACTCAGACAAAGCAAAAAAATAGCTAACAGAAGGGTACTTACTTGGGAACCTTCGTGGAAATTTTCTTTAACCCAAACTGACTGGAAATTGGCTTGGGAGGCAGCATGGACGCAGTCAGAGTATCAAGAATGACCGACAGGGCGGGCACTGAAGCGATCATGACCTGAGCACTGGGGCTGACTCGGCGCCTGAAGGATAGAGAAAAGTACTCTACAATCAacaagaggaaagaaaagacacctAGAAACTACTcggataaaaagaagaagaaacttACCGCTGATGCTCAAGGCCAGAGTCGTCCTTGTCACTTTCCTCATCCTCCACAACATGTACACGCCTACACGGGTATCACCTAAAAGAACCCGAAAGACAGAGCAAGTTAGAAACAGGGACACGAGGAACAACTCAGAAACATAGATTCGAATCTCACCTACAAGAACTGTACCTATAATCTAGAGGGAAGAGCGAGATCTCTTGGAAGACGACCCAGAAGAACCTCCACCTACTAGCCTCTAACCAGCAGAACGAGCGGCATGGGAAACTGCACGTGGCACATAATCCACGTACTGAGATTCCCTAAGAGAAAACCCAGTGATAACAAAAGGGGTCCGGGACTCACCTGTCTGAGTCGCGGCCGCTGGGTCGATCACCGACGGGACGGAAACTGGATCCACGAACTTGCGTCCCAATTCCTTCAATAAGAAAAAAATAAGATCAGTTGAAGAGAAGTTACAGATCAAAGAAGATGAGAAAAGAACTCTGAAACAATAACTCACCGGCAAAGGGGGGTTCGTGGTAGAATACTCGACCACTTGGTGAGGCATGATGCTAACGCCCTTAAGCATCTTCCCCAAACGCTCAAGAACTTCCTCGTCGCTCAGCTCCAAAGCAGCCACCATGTGGGATGGGTCCTCAGCACAAGAGAACTCGAAGTCATAGTGCTCCCTCTCCTTCAATGGCTGAACGCGGCGATGGAGGAAGCTGGCCATGATGCCGAAACCAGTAAGACCTAGCTGCAGAAGACGCTCGATTCTGTCAAGAAGAGGCTGGATCCTCTGAAGCTCTTTGGCAGACAGAGAGTTCTTTTCCCACGAGTCATTGGGAACCGGCACAGCATCAGAATGAACACGGAGAGGAGGGTTCTGGTTCCCAGCATAGAACCAAGAAGCCCTCCACTCCCTGAAGGAATCTAATAGGTCATATTTGAAGTACTCGGCCTTTCTCCCCTGGCGAAGTTAAATACCGCACCCACCAAGGACGGCCGGGTCGGCAAAGATAGGATGAGGTTTAAGGCAAAAGAATTGACGAAAAAGAACGATAGAAGGGGGATGCTAAGGTAGGCctcacagagatggatgaagACAGAAAGATGAAGAACGCCATTTGGGTAAGATGGTTCAAAGTAATACCAAAGAAATCCAAAAACTGAAGAAGAAAAAGGGAAGCTGGGAGACAGAGACCCGCACGGACAAAAGCAAGGAAgagaacgatctcaccaggagCAAGAGCGGGAACCTCCTCTGAAAAGAGCTTTTCCTGGATCAATCTGTCATGGCTCAATTCCTGCAGTTGCTGCTCGGTCGTGGTTGGCATAGGCCAGATCTTCTCCGCAGACCTCATCGCGCCGAACTCCGGATTCTAGATCTTCCCAATAACCTCCTCGTCAACAAAAGCTGGTTCGCTCCTGCTGGCCGAGGCTTtcttcttgcccatacacaagccAAAGATGGcggaagctagaggaaggcagAAAAGAGCGACGGTGGCGGCAATGGCACGGGAGGCTAGGGTTTGTGACGATGGAGGCAAGGACAGAAGGCGATGGCAAGGTAAAAAGTTTAAAGGGAGAGGACAACTATTTATAGAAGCAGGAAATTTAACATCCAACAGTCAGGCCAATGGCAAAATCTTGATATTTGCAGAAACAGATGATGAGCTGCCCTAAAGTTAACCAGTCAATCGAAAGATTTCTGGAGATAAGTTACCAGATCTGCCCGTTGAAGCGCGGACGACGACAAACGGTAAAAATCCTGACTTTTTCGCATTAATCACAGATGGCATTGAAAAGATAGTTGCACGCCTTTTTACACGGAACAGCGCAACAGAATTCCGGAGATGATTTACTCAGGCCTTCTAGTTGGATGAATTTAGATTTTGGGGCTAcggtagcacgttcgtttttatttggcaaatagtgtttaaacatggactaattaggcttaaaacgttcgtctcgtaatttcccaccaaactgtgtaattagtttttctttttgtctatatttaatactccatgcatggaccgcaaatattcgatgtgacaggtactgcagtaactttttggaagttggggtataactaaacaaggcctcagaaGCACAACCACTCAACAGAAAAGAACACGGACAGGAGACAAAGTACTCTCTCAACATAAAGAttacagaaagaactcgggaCATAGATACAAACGACCCAACAGCTCAAGACAACCCGGATTTCTTTCATCTTTTCAGACAACTTTACGAAGTTACAAGATTACAAGTTTATGGTACTCTCAGAAGCCACCCAACAGAATTTGAGTCCAAGACCCAATGAAGTCAGCATAGGCGATCAACAAGGAACCCAGTGGAATTCTAGTACTGCTAGAGACTAGACACCAGCAGGGAACCAAGTTGTCATAAAGGCAGAAGACACTCGActcagctacactattttctcCAAAGAAATGACGCACAATCTAGCCGAGACGAGCAACAGTGACCAAAACACCACGTAGAAGAAACTCGTGCTCAAATAAATGAGctggcatctgtctacccaagtatCTTCCACACCGATGTGATGTTGGATCTGAAGTCGATCCGCACCAGCTTGATAGCGCTGCAAAAGGAAGAGTGCACCGAGTACTCCTGGATGAGGGAACAAAGTTCACATCACAAGGCCTCTCCCATCTATCAGACACCTCACGCCGATGCAATGGCACTACGGGATTAGTCTGCCTCTAATCCTTATCACAAGACCTCTTCCATCCACTACAAAGATTACACAAAGAAATCCACAAAAGCCCGGGGGCTCGTCCAACTCGCACATCAACAGAATCATGTTCAAGAAGGTAAAGACATCAACAAGTTCTTTACAACTTACAAAAGATACGAAACTCAAGCCCGGGGGCTCAGCAACCTCACTatgcactagcatacccacaacTAAGGCTCTGTTTAGTTTCCacctaaattccaagttttttcactctctctccattacatcaatttttgATCCATGCATGGAGCaataaatgtaggtaaaaaaataactaattgcacagtttagttgtaaatcatgagacgaatcttttgagcctaattagtcc belongs to Miscanthus floridulus cultivar M001 chromosome 4, ASM1932011v1, whole genome shotgun sequence and includes:
- the LOC136551062 gene encoding uncharacterized protein — encoded protein: MASFLHRRVQPLKEREHYDFEFSCAEDPSHMVAALELSDEEVLERLGKMLKGVSIMPHQVVEYSTTNPPLPELGRKFVDPVSVPSVIDPAAATQTGDTRVGVYMLWRMRKVTRTTLALSISGAESAPVLRS